A stretch of DNA from Mycobacterium senriense:
CGGTAATGGAACCGAAGAGGCGCTCGAGGTGTACCGCTCGCGATTCAAGCCCAGTGAGCTGACGGCGGAGCCGTTGACATTTCTGACGGTGAACGCCGCGGTAGCCGAAACACGCGACGAGGCAACGCCTTTGATGTTGCCCAACCTGCAGATGATGGCCCGGCTACGGACCGGGCAGCCGCTCGGGCCGGTTCCGCTGGTCGAGGAGGCCGCCGTCGCCGAGCTGACCGGACAGCAACAGCGGATCGTCGAGAGTGGCTTGCACCGCGCGGTTTTGGGGGCACCGGCCGAGGCCGCCGACCAGATCCGGGCCCTGGCCGACCGGTTCGGCGTCGACGAAGTCATGGTGAACCCGGTGGCCTCGGCGCGCCGCGGTACCGATCCCGACACCGCACCCGCGCGGGTCGCGACGCTGGAGCTACTGGCCAAGGAGCTGTTCTAGCCCTCGTTCGAAGGTGCGCGCTCGTCGGACCGGCTGGCGTGGGGATTGGCCGCGTGGCCGGCCATCCAGTCGCGCAGGTCGTCCGGCGGCAGCGGCGGGCTGTGCACGAAGCCCTGGGTGATGTTGCAGCCATACCGTCGCAGGGCGTGCAGGGTGGCCTCGTTTTCGACCCCCTCGGCGACCAGATCCGCACCCAGGTTGGACGCCAGCGCCACCGTCGACCGCACGATGGCGACAGATCGCGCGTCGTGGGCCAGCCGCGACACGAAGATCCGGTCGAGTTTCAGCTCGTCGACCGAAACCTCTTGCAGGCGAGCCAATGACGACCACCCGGTGCCGTAATCGTCGAGCGAGATGCGGATTCCCAGGCCTTGCAGCGCCGCGACGGTGTTGCGGGATCGCACGGAATCCACCAGCGCGCTCTCGGTGATCTCGAGGATGAGCGCCTCGGCGGGCAGATCGTGGTTGGCGAGGAGCCGCTCGACGGTGCCGACGAGTTCGATGTCCAGCAGGTTGGTCGTCGACAGGTTCACCGCGACGGCCAGCGGGATGCCTTCTTCGCGCCACGACCGGACCTGCGCCAGGGCCATGGACAGCGTGCGGTTGGAGATTTTGCGCATCAGCCCGGCGCGTTCGGCGACGGACAGAAATTCCTCCGGCAGCAGCGTTCCGCGGGTGGGGTGCTGCCAGCGCAGCACCGCCTCGACACTGTGGACGCTGCCGTCGCGGCCGTCGATCTTGGGCTGGTAGTGCAGCCTGAGCTCATCGGTATCGAACAACGCCGTCCGCAATTCCTCGATGAGGCTCGGGTCGTTGTCGCGATGAACCTCGAACGAGGAGTCGTAGACCGCGATCTTGCTGCGGGCGGATTTGGCGTGCGCCATGGTGGTTTCGGCCCGGCCCAACAAGTCTTGCGGGGAGTCGCAGTGGTCGGGGCAGAGCGCGATGGCGATGCGGGCGTCCACCTGCACGGTGATGGGATCCAAAGCGATTGGCTCATTTAAGGCTTCGAGCAGGCGACCCGCGGAGGCGCTGGCCGCGGTGAGGTTGGCCCCATCCGACAGCAGCACGGCGAATTGGTCTTCGCCCACCCGTGCCAGCAGATCGTCACGACGGACGCAGCCGGCCAGTCGATTCGCGATATGGCATAGCAGCTCATCACCGAACTGCCTGCCGATCGAGTCGGCGATCTCGTGAAAATCGCTCAGGCTCAACAACAACAGCGCGCGGCGCGCGTGTGCTTTGGTCGGAATCGACCTCGTTGCCGATGGTGGCGAAACGGGCAACCCGGTCAGGGCCGTCGCCAGTGAGCGCCGGTTCGGCAGTGCCGTCAACTCGTCGATCATGGCGAGTCTGTCGTTCGACTCCAGCAGGCTCGCGTTGCGGAAGGTCAGCGCGAACCGACCCGTCGCCACGACCAGGCTCAGCGCCGCCAGCGTCGCGGCGAGTCGCGAATGATGTCCCAGGACGATCACGCCCAGCGCCACGATGGCGGACAGCACCGGAGTGATGTATTGCCCGTATCGGCCTCGGGGTGGTGGCGTGATCGACGACGAGCTGGCCCAGCTCGCCATCGCGATGAGCAACGACGACGCGGCCCAGCACGCGTCCAGCAGCGAGCCGGCCCGGTACAAGCCGGCGGACGTCTGAAAGAGATAGGCGGCGTCCGCGACCGCGAACAAGACCAATCCGACGACCAGCAGCGCCCAGCGAATTTCGTTGCGCCAGCCAAGGATTGGTAACATGCCGGCGGCCAGGGCCAGGAGCACCAGATCGCTCCACGGATAGGCTAGCCCAACCCATACGGTCGCCGGGCTGTGTACCGCGGCCGCCCGGATCGGGCCGGCCGTCAACGCCGCGGCCACCGCCGCCAGCGTCAACGCGCAGATGAACGAGTCGAGCTGAATCGGGACTGGCAGCCGCTTGAGCCGTGCCCGCATGAGCAGCAACAGCCCGGCGTAGACGAACGGGTAGTACGCCAGGTACTCCGGATCGGCCACCGACGGGGATCGGCCGTCGGGCACCCATAAGGCATAGACGACGTCACCCACCGCCGAGGACGCCATGCCCGCGGCGATCAGCGCCCAGGCGAACCGGTCGGCCGAAACGCGGTACGCGCGAAGGGCGATCAGTGCGGCCGAGACCACGGTCAGCGCCGTATACAGCGCGGCGGCCGACACGATGCCGTGCCCGGCATTCGGACGTACGACGGTGGACACCGTGAAGGCGGCCAATCCGATTGCCAGCAGCACGATCGCGGCCCGGACGTCCCGTGGCGGCGAGCGGACGGCGTCGGGAGCGTCCTCGGGCGGGCTGGGTGCCGCCGTCGCGACTTCGGGGAGTGGGCGGGAATCGCGCGGCCTATCGCCGTCGCCATCACGGATAACGCGGGAGGCCACGGGCGATCTGTGCGAACCCGGCGCCGCCGGAAACGCATATGGCAGCGGCAAGTCGGGCATGAAGCTGCGGATGCATTGGCCGCCTTCGCGTTTGGCGGCGTACATGGCCAGGTCGGCGTGTCGCAGCAGCTGATCGACGGTGCAGTTCGCCGAGCCGGTGGCCACCGTGAATCCGATGCTGGGCCGCACCGTGATCGGAATGCCGTCGATCAGAATGGCTCCGGTGAAGGCGTCGAGGATGCGGTGCGCGGCCGCCTGCGATTCTTCGACGGAGGTTTCGATGACCACCGCGAATTCGTCGCCACCCAGCCGGGCGATGGTGCCCGTGTCGCCCAGCGCGGCGGTGAGCCGGCCGGCCACCCGGACCAGGAGTTCGTCGCCGGCCGGATGGCCCAGGGCGTCATTGACCGCTTTGAAGTTGTCGAGGTCCAGGCACAACACCGCGATCGGTGTGCCGTCGGGGTGTAGACGCGCGATGGCCAGCTCCAACCGATGCAGGAAGAGCGCCCGATTGGCCAGACCGGTCAGGTGGTCGCGGAAGGCCTCCTGCGCGACTTCGGACAGCAATTTCTGGTTCTCCACCAGGGCCACGAATTGTCGGGCCAATACGGCGGCCACGAGTATTCCCAGCGCGCCCAGCAAGGGCTTGTGCAGCGTGTTGCCGGCCGCCTGCGCCCAGCCCACCGCGGCGGCCATGATCAGCGGCAGGTACGGCAGCCACAGGCGGGTGCGCAGTTGCACCTCGTCCGGTGATGGTTGCGATGGCGGCAGGGGGCGCTCGTGCCGGCCGGCCGCCGCGGCCAGCGCCAGCATCGACAGCCCGGCGACCCGGGCCAGATCGGCCACGTAGCCGGTGTGATAGCTGCCGATGCCGGTGTCGAAAACCAGCACCAGGTCGGCAAGGTTGATCGTCCCGATCCCGCCGGCCAGCAGGGTTCGGCTCGGCTGATCGCCGGGACGCGCCCGCGACAGCATCAGGATTGCCGTGGTCAGCAGGACGATGTCGTTGAAGACTTCCGCCAGCGTCGTCAGCCGGGCGCCGGTGTGCTCCCGCAGCTGCGCTTCGACCACGAACACCCAGGAGATGACGAACAGCGAAGTCGCCACGATGAGGCCGTCCAGCAGCAGACGCCGGAAGTTGTCGAAGCGAGAGAGCCGGGACAGCAACACCAACGAGGTCATGGCGCCGAGCGGATACAACAGCAGCACGATCTCGGCCGCCGCCGGGTTGGCGGCGTGGTCGAATTCCGGCCGCACGTCGTAGACCGCCCAGATGAGCTCACCCGCCGCCCAGCCGGCCATGCCCGTGACCAGTGCCAGCCAGCCGTACCGCTGTCGTCCGGTCTTACGGCGGGCCGCGGCGCCGGCGCACACCGCCGTGATGGCGAGACACACCGCGATGACGACCTCGTTGATCGGCCGCGTCCCGTAGGGGCCACGCGATCCCCAGAACTTCGACGCCACGATCAACAACTCGGCGACGCCGTACGCGCCGGCGAGCAGCCAGCCCGTGCGCGCGAGCACCCCAAACCGCCGCCACGAATCCACCGCCCAGCGTGTCAGTCGCCGCACCAGCCGCTCCCCTGCTGTGTGGTGAAGACATGAACAAGCTCACCACGAGTTACAGGGCATTAAACCGCCGCTGACGCTCGCGAAGTGGGGCTTTTGCCAGGTTGGTGCGGGCGCGGGCCGTGATCGGGCCGGCGGTTCATTCCGGCTGACTTGCATCGATGCGGGCCAGCGCGGTGCGCAGAATCTGGCCGGTGGCGTCCCGGTCGGGGTCGCGGCGCAGCAGCAGCCCCTTGGCCACCGACAGCTTGTCGCCGTTGCGGCGGGGCAAAACGTGCAGGTGGATATGGAGGACGGTCTGGAAAGCGGCGCTGCCGTCGTTGACCGCGATGTTCGTCGCGTCGGCCAGTTCGGTGCTGCGCGCGGCCCGGGCGATGCGTTGCCCCAGGGTGACCATCCCGGCCAGCGTTTCCGGTGGGGTGTCGGTGAGATCGACGCTGTGCCGCTTGGGCAGCACCAACGTGTGGCCTCGGGTGAACGGGCGGATGTCGAGGATGGCCAGGTAGTCGTCGTCTTCGTAGATCCGGATGGCCGGAGCCTCGCCGGCGACGATCGCACAGAACACGCAGGACATGTCGCCCACGGTACTGGCTGCTGCGCTGGGGCCATGCCGAGACCATTCAAGGCCTCCCGCGATTGTCTCCGATACGCTGCCGCGGTGAACGATCTCGCCTTCGCCGGCGCGGCGGCACACGCGCGCATGCTGGCCAACGGTGAATTGACCGCGCCGGAGTTGCTCGAGCTCTACCTGGAGCGGATCGCGCGGCTGGACAGCCAGCTGCGTTGCTACCGAGTGGTGCTCGCCGACCAAGCCCGTTACGAGGCCGCCGTGGCGCAGGAGCGACTGGACGCGGGCGAACGGCTACCGCTGCTCGGCGTGCCTATCGCGATCAAAGACGATGTCGACGTCGCCGGGCAGGTGACGAGTTTCGGCAGCGGCGGACACCGGCCTGCCGTCACCTCTGACGCGGAGGTGGTGCGCCGGTTGCGGGCCGCGGGCGCCGTGATCATCGGCAAAACCAACGTGCCTGAGCTGATGATGCTGCCCTACACCGAGTCGATGACTTTCGGGGCCACCCGTAACCCGTGGAATCCGACCCGCACGCCGGGGGGCAGTAGCGGCGGGAGTGCCGCTGCGGTCGCCGCCGGGTTGGCTTCGCTGGCACTGGGATCCGACGGGGGCGGCTCGATCCGCATCCCGGCGACGTGGTGTGGCCTGTTCGGCCTGAAGCCGCAACGTGATCGCGTGTCGCTGGAGCCGCACGACGACGCCTGGTACGGGCTGAGCGTCAACGGCCCGATCGCGCGGACGGTGATGGACGCCGCCGTGTTCCTGGATGCGACGTCGACGGTGCCCGGCCCCGAAGGGGAGTTCGCGATCGCGGCGGGGCGAAGCCCCGGCCGGTTGCGAATCGCGTTGAGCACCAAGGTCCCAACCCCACTTCCGGTCAGGGTCGGTAAGGCGGAGTTGGCGGCGGTCGACCAGGCGGGCGCGTTGCTTCGCGACCTCGGCCATGACGTCATCGCGGCCGACCCCGAATATCCGGCCTCGGCGATGTTCGCCAACTACCTGCCCCGCTATTTGCGCGGCATCTGTGACGACGCGGACGCCCTGGCCCATCCGGAACGTTTGGAAACGCGCACCCGCAACATGGCCCGTTTGGGGTCTTTCTTCTCCGACCGCCGGATGGAGGCCATCCGAGCCAACGAGGGCGCCGTGATTTCGCGGATCCAGGCGATCTTCGACGACGTCGACGTCGTCGTCACCCCCGGCACCGCAACGGGCCCGTCGCGCATCGGCGCGTATCAACGCCGCGGCGCCGTGTCCACGTTGCTGAGGGTCGGTCAATACGTTCCCTACCAACAGATCTGGAACCTGACCGGACAGCCCGCGGCGGTGGTTCCGTGGGACTTCGACGGGGATCGCTTGCCGATGTCGGTCCAACTCGTCGGCAGGCCCTATGACGAAGCGACGCTGCTGTCGCTCTCGGCGCAGATCGAAGCCGCCCGGCCGTGGGCGCTGCGGCGACCG
This window harbors:
- a CDS encoding diguanylate cyclase domain-containing protein; translation: MDSWRRFGVLARTGWLLAGAYGVAELLIVASKFWGSRGPYGTRPINEVVIAVCLAITAVCAGAAARRKTGRQRYGWLALVTGMAGWAAGELIWAVYDVRPEFDHAANPAAAEIVLLLYPLGAMTSLVLLSRLSRFDNFRRLLLDGLIVATSLFVISWVFVVEAQLREHTGARLTTLAEVFNDIVLLTTAILMLSRARPGDQPSRTLLAGGIGTINLADLVLVFDTGIGSYHTGYVADLARVAGLSMLALAAAAGRHERPLPPSQPSPDEVQLRTRLWLPYLPLIMAAAVGWAQAAGNTLHKPLLGALGILVAAVLARQFVALVENQKLLSEVAQEAFRDHLTGLANRALFLHRLELAIARLHPDGTPIAVLCLDLDNFKAVNDALGHPAGDELLVRVAGRLTAALGDTGTIARLGGDEFAVVIETSVEESQAAAHRILDAFTGAILIDGIPITVRPSIGFTVATGSANCTVDQLLRHADLAMYAAKREGGQCIRSFMPDLPLPYAFPAAPGSHRSPVASRVIRDGDGDRPRDSRPLPEVATAAPSPPEDAPDAVRSPPRDVRAAIVLLAIGLAAFTVSTVVRPNAGHGIVSAAALYTALTVVSAALIALRAYRVSADRFAWALIAAGMASSAVGDVVYALWVPDGRSPSVADPEYLAYYPFVYAGLLLLMRARLKRLPVPIQLDSFICALTLAAVAAALTAGPIRAAAVHSPATVWVGLAYPWSDLVLLALAAGMLPILGWRNEIRWALLVVGLVLFAVADAAYLFQTSAGLYRAGSLLDACWAASSLLIAMASWASSSSITPPPRGRYGQYITPVLSAIVALGVIVLGHHSRLAATLAALSLVVATGRFALTFRNASLLESNDRLAMIDELTALPNRRSLATALTGLPVSPPSATRSIPTKAHARRALLLLSLSDFHEIADSIGRQFGDELLCHIANRLAGCVRRDDLLARVGEDQFAVLLSDGANLTAASASAGRLLEALNEPIALDPITVQVDARIAIALCPDHCDSPQDLLGRAETTMAHAKSARSKIAVYDSSFEVHRDNDPSLIEELRTALFDTDELRLHYQPKIDGRDGSVHSVEAVLRWQHPTRGTLLPEEFLSVAERAGLMRKISNRTLSMALAQVRSWREEGIPLAVAVNLSTTNLLDIELVGTVERLLANHDLPAEALILEITESALVDSVRSRNTVAALQGLGIRISLDDYGTGWSSLARLQEVSVDELKLDRIFVSRLAHDARSVAIVRSTVALASNLGADLVAEGVENEATLHALRRYGCNITQGFVHSPPLPPDDLRDWMAGHAANPHASRSDERAPSNEG
- a CDS encoding HIT family protein; this translates as MSCVFCAIVAGEAPAIRIYEDDDYLAILDIRPFTRGHTLVLPKRHSVDLTDTPPETLAGMVTLGQRIARAARSTELADATNIAVNDGSAAFQTVLHIHLHVLPRRNGDKLSVAKGLLLRRDPDRDATGQILRTALARIDASQPE
- a CDS encoding amidase: MPRPFKASRDCLRYAAAVNDLAFAGAAAHARMLANGELTAPELLELYLERIARLDSQLRCYRVVLADQARYEAAVAQERLDAGERLPLLGVPIAIKDDVDVAGQVTSFGSGGHRPAVTSDAEVVRRLRAAGAVIIGKTNVPELMMLPYTESMTFGATRNPWNPTRTPGGSSGGSAAAVAAGLASLALGSDGGGSIRIPATWCGLFGLKPQRDRVSLEPHDDAWYGLSVNGPIARTVMDAAVFLDATSTVPGPEGEFAIAAGRSPGRLRIALSTKVPTPLPVRVGKAELAAVDQAGALLRDLGHDVIAADPEYPASAMFANYLPRYLRGICDDADALAHPERLETRTRNMARLGSFFSDRRMEAIRANEGAVISRIQAIFDDVDVVVTPGTATGPSRIGAYQRRGAVSTLLRVGQYVPYQQIWNLTGQPAAVVPWDFDGDRLPMSVQLVGRPYDEATLLSLSAQIEAARPWALRRPPVS